The following coding sequences are from one Humulus lupulus chromosome X, drHumLupu1.1, whole genome shotgun sequence window:
- the LOC133804001 gene encoding uncharacterized protein LOC133804001, protein MMTSNIAESINAALKAARTLPITTMMEGLRSLVQKWVWKNGNEANGTFTQVTTDTETVLRENFIRAIKFQVFPVNTILYQVVVEQKGNFLVNLMEKTCECKRFQQDEIPCAHAIAVFAKTRLKTYDYVANYYKTTTMKATYDSTVHPLPNEGEWTLPETLNIIVLPPKSRKPPGRPRRKRIRSRGEPKVQIKCGRCAQQGHNRKTCRNEPIPKLRNTTKSKKIDK, encoded by the exons ATGATGACATCAAATATAGCTGAATCAATAAATGCTGCATTGAAAGCTGCAAGAACGCTGCCAATCACTACAATGATGGAGGGCCTTCGAAGTTTAGTTCAAAAATGGGTATGGAAAAATGGTAACGAAGCAAACGGAACATTCACACAAGTAACAACAGATACTGAAACTGTGCTTAGAGAAAACTTTATTCGTGCCATTAAATTTCAG GTCTTCCCAGTAAACACTATACTGTACCAAGTTGTGGTTGAACAGAAAGGAAATTTTTTGGTCAACCTAATGGAGAAAACATGTGAATGCAAAAGATTCCAACAAGACGAAATACCGTGTGCACATGCAATAGCAGTATTCGCCAAAACACGGCTGAAAACATATGATTATGTTGCTAATTACTACAAAACTACAACTATGAAAGCAACATATGACTCAACTGTTCATCCATTGCCAAATGAAGGCGAATGGACACTGCCAGAGACTTTAAACATAATTGTCCTACCACCAAAATCAAGAAAACCACCAGGCCGCCCTAGAAGGAAAAGAATCAGATCTAGAGGAGAACCAAAGGTGCAAATAAAATGTGGAAGATGCGCACAGCAAGGGCATAATAGAAAAACATGCAGGAATGAACCAATCCCAAAGCTGCGA